A portion of the Flavobacteriales bacterium genome contains these proteins:
- the cyoE gene encoding heme o synthase, which produces MSQYEINRTFSNRTMGDKIKAYTELMKLRLSSLVIYSAILGYMIAPGEIDYLVLVWLSIGGAFVTGASNAFNQIIERDLDKIMDRTQKRPLPSGRLTVKEALVFSFVVGGIGVGALFMINVLCALLGVLAMVLYVLAYTPIKTKTPLAVFVGAIPGSFPPMLGYVAATADFGLEAGILFAVQFFWQFPHFWAIAWKLNDDYLKAGFKMLPTLGGRNKASAFQIFIYTAMLLPVGAAPYLIGLCNIYSVPLSIILVFPMFMASIRLYLTLEMEYAKKIMFASFYYLPLIQIVYLLTKIS; this is translated from the coding sequence ATGAGTCAGTACGAAATAAATAGGACATTTTCAAACAGAACTATGGGAGATAAGATAAAGGCATATACAGAGTTAATGAAATTGCGTTTGTCGTCTCTTGTAATCTATTCGGCAATTTTGGGGTATATGATTGCTCCAGGTGAAATAGATTATTTGGTGTTAGTTTGGTTGTCAATTGGAGGGGCTTTTGTTACAGGGGCTTCAAATGCTTTTAATCAAATTATCGAGCGTGATTTAGACAAGATCATGGATCGTACTCAGAAAAGGCCATTGCCAAGTGGTAGATTAACCGTTAAGGAAGCTTTGGTGTTTTCTTTTGTCGTAGGGGGAATAGGAGTAGGGGCTCTTTTTATGATCAATGTATTGTGTGCTTTATTAGGTGTTTTAGCCATGGTGTTATATGTGTTAGCCTATACACCAATAAAGACCAAAACGCCCTTAGCAGTTTTTGTTGGAGCAATTCCAGGAAGTTTTCCTCCAATGTTGGGGTATGTAGCAGCTACCGCTGATTTTGGCTTGGAAGCAGGAATATTGTTTGCTGTACAATTCTTTTGGCAGTTCCCACATTTTTGGGCAATAGCTTGGAAATTAAATGATGATTATTTAAAAGCAGGATTTAAAATGCTTCCTACACTCGGAGGAAGAAATAAGGCAAGTGCATTTCAAATCTTTATCTATACAGCGATGTTGCTCCCTGTTGGAGCTGCACCATATTTAATTGGTTTGTGCAATATCTATTCTGTTCCTTTGTCAATAATATTGGTTTTTCCAATGTTTATGGCTTCTATTCGTCTATACTTGACATTAGAGATGGAATATGCTAAAAAGATTATGTTTGCTTCTTTTTATTATCTGCCTTTAATTCAAATTGTGTATTTACTCACTAAAATATCGTAA
- a CDS encoding cytochrome c oxidase subunit 3 has translation MMKDVVKRSMPKKEYQKVAKQIVWVGIIASIMLYAGFTSAVFVSMMDKFWVDIKLPEAFTLSTIVIIASSITLFLALFFAKKDNKKAVVALVGVTFVLGIVFSVSQFKGWGQLVADGNYIADKIFFDYGSYGNQYTILKNGKEITHDGYAYFLEGEELSTAEVNELKNFSYQICKEELAVRDVPYRIENYGNPYTVQNIAQGKTVEFREGKAFLGGDSLTFSQRNELFKFSFGVYHDMPFFMLKGKYGEDFSINLNGEKLDFENRKLYFPERTLTADEIKRIKKSVFQGGKEYVISKGKVYLDDQEVDLANFETYIDLNKGIQVHLKNGEWTQLRQELNTIQYGEFYQTGNVASSYVWILTIIHFLHLIVGLIVILALFIRAIKGIYNKENQLGLVVGGIFWHFLGALWVYLFVFLQYIH, from the coding sequence ATGATGAAAGATGTTGTAAAGCGTTCGATGCCTAAAAAGGAGTATCAAAAAGTTGCTAAACAAATTGTTTGGGTAGGGATTATTGCTAGCATAATGCTATATGCTGGGTTTACCAGTGCTGTTTTTGTAAGTATGATGGATAAGTTTTGGGTGGATATCAAACTTCCCGAGGCATTTACATTGAGTACTATTGTAATTATAGCAAGTAGTATCACCTTATTCTTAGCCTTGTTTTTTGCAAAAAAAGATAATAAAAAAGCAGTGGTAGCATTGGTGGGTGTTACTTTTGTACTGGGAATCGTTTTTTCTGTTTCACAATTCAAAGGATGGGGGCAGTTAGTGGCCGATGGAAATTATATTGCTGACAAAATCTTTTTTGATTACGGATCTTATGGGAATCAGTATACTATTCTGAAAAACGGAAAAGAAATTACTCATGATGGGTATGCTTATTTTTTGGAGGGAGAAGAATTGTCTACAGCTGAAGTAAATGAATTAAAAAACTTTTCGTATCAAATTTGTAAAGAAGAGTTAGCAGTAAGAGATGTACCTTATCGCATTGAGAATTATGGAAATCCCTATACGGTTCAAAATATAGCACAGGGTAAAACGGTAGAGTTTAGAGAGGGGAAAGCTTTTTTAGGAGGAGACTCTTTAACTTTCTCTCAGCGAAATGAATTATTTAAATTTTCTTTTGGTGTTTATCATGATATGCCATTCTTTATGTTAAAAGGAAAGTATGGAGAAGATTTTTCGATTAATTTGAATGGAGAAAAGTTGGATTTTGAAAATAGAAAACTTTATTTTCCAGAAAGAACCTTAACTGCAGATGAGATTAAACGAATCAAAAAATCTGTTTTTCAAGGTGGGAAAGAGTATGTTATTAGTAAAGGGAAAGTCTACTTGGATGATCAGGAAGTAGATTTAGCTAATTTCGAAACATACATCGACCTAAACAAAGGGATTCAGGTACATCTTAAAAATGGAGAATGGACCCAATTAAGACAAGAATTAAATACAATTCAATATGGAGAGTTTTATCAAACTGGAAATGTAGCAAGTTCGTATGTATGGATTTTAACGATTATCCATTTTTTACACTTAATAGTAGGTCTGATCGTTATTTTAGCGCTTTTTATTCGCGCTATAAAAGGAATATATAATAAAGAAAATCAGTTAGGATTAGTTGTAGGTGGAATTTTTTGGCACTTTTTAGGTGCATTATGGGTCTATTTATTCGTATTTTTACAATATATTCATTAA
- a CDS encoding cytochrome c oxidase subunit 3 → MAAHTEKVDGATLWGGNGSPFRISYGKQMMWFFLLSDALTFGALLTAYGYARHQAVDWPIAEEVFNAMPFLGEGYPLMYVALMTFILIISSVTMVLAVEAGHRLDKKGVIKWLTLTVIGGAFFVGSQAWEWAHFIHGTEHGAHIGDTVIYGANLLENEYAPLTPQFADFFFFITGFHGFHVLSGVVINLIILIQVVKGTYDDRGHFEMVEKVGLYWHFVDLVWVFVFTFFYLI, encoded by the coding sequence ATGGCAGCACACACAGAAAAAGTTGATGGAGCAACGCTTTGGGGAGGAAATGGCTCTCCTTTTAGAATTTCTTATGGAAAGCAAATGATGTGGTTTTTCTTGCTTTCAGATGCATTAACATTTGGAGCATTATTAACAGCTTATGGTTACGCACGTCACCAAGCAGTTGATTGGCCAATCGCAGAGGAAGTGTTTAATGCAATGCCTTTCTTAGGAGAAGGATATCCTTTGATGTATGTCGCATTGATGACATTTATCCTTATTATTAGTTCGGTAACAATGGTATTAGCGGTTGAAGCTGGACATCGTTTAGATAAAAAGGGAGTGATCAAGTGGTTAACTTTGACAGTAATAGGAGGAGCTTTCTTCGTAGGGTCTCAAGCTTGGGAGTGGGCACACTTTATACACGGAACAGAGCATGGAGCACATATTGGAGATACAGTGATTTATGGAGCTAATTTATTGGAAAATGAGTATGCACCTTTAACACCTCAGTTTGCTGACTTCTTTTTCTTTATTACTGGATTTCACGGATTTCACGTACTGTCTGGAGTAGTTATTAACTTAATTATATTGATTCAAGTAGTAAAAGGAACTTACGACGATAGAGGACACTTTGAAATGGTTGAGAAAGTAGGTTTATATTGGCACTTTGTAGATTTAGTATGGGTGTTTGTATTTACATTCTTCTACTTAATCTGA
- a CDS encoding cytochrome C oxidase subunit IV family protein: MERDDLILDHSYSVAANHDEEHGKQIRKTVWKVTAILSIITIIEVGLGMTIKQGTDLWPIVKWSFIVMTIVKAGYIVLVFMHLGDEKKSFKWMLFGPYFIFMSYLIFQAITEAGHQHDMLHGDAKTEVVEQEAGHAEH, encoded by the coding sequence ATGGAAAGAGACGATTTAATATTAGACCATTCATATTCTGTAGCTGCTAATCATGATGAAGAGCACGGAAAACAAATAAGAAAAACAGTTTGGAAAGTAACAGCAATTCTATCAATTATTACAATTATTGAGGTAGGATTGGGAATGACAATAAAACAAGGTACAGATTTATGGCCTATCGTAAAATGGAGCTTTATTGTAATGACTATTGTTAAAGCTGGATACATTGTATTAGTTTTTATGCACTTAGGTGACGAGAAGAAAAGTTTTAAATGGATGTTGTTTGGACCATACTTTATTTTTATGTCGTATTTAATATTCCAAGCAATTACTGAAGCTGGTCATCAGCATGATATGTTGCATGGAGATGCAAAAACAGAGGTGGTAGAGCAAGAAGCTGGACACGCAGAACATTAA
- a CDS encoding SCO family protein, whose product MRNYFLTLSAVVLLLSSCSENKPLEIFGPKEFIEGVDQDTIYHTIPFWSFENQDGKMVGTNDYQGEVYIADFFFSHCPSICPTMLENMKQVQKELKAYDVKIISYTVDPKNDNVERLKWYTEHNKIETKNWNFVTGIQQDIYELGVKGYLVPNQEDALAPGGFLHSEKFILIDKKSRIRGFYDGTEQQEIEKLIKDVKTLSVE is encoded by the coding sequence ATGAGAAATTACTTTTTGACATTAAGTGCAGTTGTTTTGTTGTTAAGCAGTTGTTCAGAAAATAAGCCGTTAGAAATTTTTGGACCCAAAGAGTTTATTGAGGGAGTAGACCAAGATACGATTTACCATACAATCCCTTTCTGGAGTTTCGAAAATCAAGATGGTAAGATGGTAGGAACAAACGATTATCAGGGTGAAGTGTATATCGCTGATTTTTTCTTTAGTCACTGTCCCTCGATTTGCCCAACAATGCTTGAAAATATGAAGCAAGTGCAAAAAGAGTTGAAAGCTTATGATGTTAAGATAATCTCTTACACAGTAGATCCTAAAAATGACAATGTAGAGCGCCTTAAATGGTATACAGAGCATAATAAAATTGAGACAAAGAATTGGAATTTTGTAACTGGAATTCAGCAAGATATTTATGAATTGGGAGTAAAGGGCTATTTAGTGCCGAACCAAGAGGATGCTTTGGCTCCAGGAGGTTTTTTGCATTCTGAAAAGTTTATTTTAATTGATAAAAAATCAAGAATTCGGGGCTTTTATGATGGAACTGAACAACAGGAAATCGAAAAGTTGATAAAAGATGTTAAAACACTAAGTGTTGAGTAA
- a CDS encoding DUF420 domain-containing protein translates to MKGENTLNTEELKYKKLIVVLSIAIPLAVAALFGIKIPNVGPLTFLPPIYATINGITAVALVVAVVAIKNGNRTLHERLMQFALVLSSLFLVLYVAYHMTSDSTVYGGEGAVKYVYYFILITHIILSIGIIPLVLITYVRALSKHFKNHKKIAKIAFPLWLYVAVTGVVVYLMISPYYV, encoded by the coding sequence ATGAAAGGGGAAAACACACTGAATACAGAAGAATTAAAATATAAAAAGTTAATCGTTGTGTTGTCTATTGCGATACCATTAGCAGTGGCAGCTTTATTTGGAATTAAGATTCCAAATGTTGGACCTTTAACCTTTTTGCCTCCAATTTATGCTACAATTAATGGAATAACAGCCGTAGCTTTGGTGGTAGCTGTAGTAGCAATAAAAAATGGTAATAGAACACTTCATGAACGATTAATGCAGTTTGCGTTGGTATTATCATCTTTGTTCTTAGTGTTGTATGTCGCGTATCACATGACTTCAGATTCTACCGTGTATGGAGGAGAAGGAGCAGTTAAATATGTGTACTACTTTATTCTAATTACGCATATTATACTCTCTATAGGAATCATTCCTTTAGTATTGATTACTTATGTAAGAGCGTTGTCAAAACACTTTAAAAACCATAAAAAAATAGCAAAAATAGCTTTTCCTCTATGGTTATATGTTGCAGTAACTGGAGTGGTGGTTTACTTAATGATTTCACCTTATTACGTTTAA
- a CDS encoding DUF1569 domain-containing protein, with product MLLNTFEAATTEKVLTRLATISHETLPLWGKMNAAQMLAHLNVAYDMAYHQEAHKTSWLQKILLKTFVKKIVVGDKPYAKNSRTAPAFLITSEKEFENEKSRFIENLKTTEQKGVAYFEGRESASFGPLSAKEWSNMFYKHIDHHFAQFGA from the coding sequence ATGTTATTGAATACGTTTGAAGCTGCTACAACAGAAAAAGTGTTAACTCGGTTAGCTACAATTTCACATGAAACATTACCATTGTGGGGTAAAATGAACGCTGCTCAAATGTTAGCGCATTTGAATGTAGCTTACGATATGGCCTATCACCAAGAGGCTCATAAAACTTCTTGGCTGCAAAAAATACTATTAAAAACATTTGTAAAGAAGATTGTCGTAGGGGATAAGCCCTATGCTAAAAATTCAAGAACAGCTCCAGCATTTCTAATCACTTCAGAAAAGGAGTTTGAAAATGAAAAGTCTAGATTTATTGAAAACCTGAAAACAACAGAACAAAAAGGCGTGGCGTATTTTGAGGGGAGAGAAAGTGCTTCTTTTGGCCCGCTATCAGCTAAAGAGTGGAGCAATATGTTTTACAAGCATATCGACCATCATTTTGCTCAGTTTGGAGCATAG
- a CDS encoding acyl-CoA desaturase, whose amino-acid sequence MNTIRFNHSENAEFVKVLRKRVNNYFKENKITKYANFNMKLKTVVMLTIYFLPLILMLTGVVQNIWLIGLLWGVMGVGMAGIGFSVMHDANHGTYSKNQKVNQAIAFVISLIGGSSINWKIQHNVLHHSYTNIQGHDEDIDLEPLLRLAPSQKRYKIHRFQVFYVWILYSIMTLYWFSVKDFDQIKRYKNKDLLKGQGITFNKALLGIIGNKILYVGVLLALPLIFVNIPWWQTIIGFVIMHIVCGLMLSTVFQCAHVVEETAFFTVDENSSMENNWAVHQMKTTLNFAQKNRVLSWFIGGLNFQIEHHLFPNICHVHYRKISKIVRETAKEFQLPYHTQNSFWSALRSHVVLLNKLGLGKI is encoded by the coding sequence ATGAATACGATTAGATTTAATCACTCCGAAAATGCTGAATTTGTAAAAGTATTACGGAAACGCGTTAATAATTATTTTAAAGAAAATAAAATTACCAAGTATGCTAACTTTAATATGAAGTTAAAAACAGTGGTGATGTTGACCATCTACTTTTTACCGTTGATTTTAATGTTAACAGGTGTTGTTCAAAATATTTGGTTAATAGGTTTGCTGTGGGGAGTGATGGGAGTAGGAATGGCTGGAATAGGTTTTTCAGTGATGCACGACGCTAACCATGGAACGTATTCTAAAAATCAGAAAGTAAACCAAGCAATAGCTTTTGTGATTAGTCTTATTGGAGGCTCATCAATCAATTGGAAAATTCAACATAATGTATTGCATCATTCTTATACCAATATTCAAGGACATGATGAAGATATTGACCTAGAACCTTTATTACGTCTTGCTCCCTCTCAAAAACGATACAAAATTCACCGTTTTCAAGTTTTTTATGTCTGGATTCTCTATAGTATAATGACGTTATATTGGTTTTCTGTAAAAGATTTTGATCAAATAAAACGTTATAAAAACAAAGATTTATTGAAAGGACAAGGAATAACATTTAACAAAGCTTTACTAGGAATAATAGGGAATAAAATTTTATATGTTGGTGTTTTACTTGCTTTACCACTCATTTTTGTAAATATACCTTGGTGGCAAACGATCATAGGGTTTGTTATTATGCATATTGTTTGTGGGTTGATGTTGTCTACTGTATTTCAATGTGCACATGTTGTAGAAGAAACAGCCTTTTTTACAGTTGATGAAAATTCAAGTATGGAAAATAATTGGGCTGTTCACCAAATGAAAACAACTCTTAATTTTGCACAAAAAAACCGAGTATTATCATGGTTTATAGGTGGGCTTAACTTTCAAATTGAACACCACTTGTTTCCTAATATTTGCCATGTTCATTATCGTAAAATCTCTAAAATTGTAAGAGAAACAGCCAAAGAGTTCCAATTGCCTTACCATACTCAAAATTCATTTTGGAGCGCGTTGAGAAGCCATGTGGTGCTTTTGAATAAGTTGGGCTTAGGAAAGATATAA
- a CDS encoding PglZ domain-containing protein has translation MAKILWADDEIDLLKPHIMFLEAKGHNLTTVNSGSDAVDEINESNFDIVFLDENMPGLTGLETLEQIKAKHPSIPIVMITKSEEESIMEEAIGGRISDYLIKPVNPNQILLSIKKNLEGKRLVSEKTTSSYQQEFRQISMDLQDRMDEQEWAELYKKIVYWDLELAKSNDESMKEILNMQKREANDLFSRFVEKNYLNWVNGIDAPLLSHQLLQKEVFPKLGHKTTFLVVIDNLRYDQWRVLRPLLREYFNIDSEDLYYGILPTATQYARNALFAGMMPAEIAKKLPQYWKNDEDEGGKNLFEKELLAENLKRHNINKRFSYHKITNLESGKKLADNFSNLLQNDFNAIVYNFVDMLSHARTDMEVIRELADDEAAYRSLTLSWFEHSPLFDIFKLIAQNNCDVIVTTDHGTIKVDEPSKVVGDRNTNTNLRYKQGKNLTYEKKDVFEVRKPEDAFLPKQNVSTTFVFAKDSKFFVYPNNYNHYLKYYKHTFQHGGISLEEVLIPIVHLKSK, from the coding sequence ATGGCAAAAATTCTTTGGGCAGACGACGAAATTGACTTACTAAAACCACACATCATGTTCTTAGAAGCTAAAGGACATAACCTCACAACAGTAAACAGTGGTAGCGATGCTGTCGATGAAATTAATGAAAGTAATTTTGATATTGTCTTTCTAGATGAAAACATGCCTGGATTAACAGGTTTGGAGACCTTAGAACAAATTAAAGCTAAACATCCTAGTATTCCTATTGTTATGATTACCAAAAGTGAGGAAGAGTCTATTATGGAAGAAGCAATAGGAGGACGAATTTCTGACTACCTCATTAAGCCTGTTAATCCTAATCAGATCTTACTCTCGATCAAAAAGAATTTAGAGGGGAAACGACTTGTTAGCGAAAAAACAACATCTAGTTATCAGCAAGAATTCCGTCAAATCTCAATGGACTTGCAAGACAGGATGGATGAACAAGAGTGGGCTGAACTGTATAAAAAGATTGTTTATTGGGACTTAGAATTAGCAAAAAGCAATGATGAGAGCATGAAAGAAATTCTCAACATGCAAAAGCGAGAGGCTAATGACTTATTTTCTCGTTTTGTTGAGAAAAACTACCTGAATTGGGTAAATGGAATTGATGCGCCATTGCTTTCTCATCAGCTACTTCAAAAAGAAGTCTTTCCAAAACTAGGTCATAAAACCACTTTTTTGGTGGTCATTGACAATTTAAGGTATGATCAATGGAGGGTATTAAGACCATTGTTAAGAGAATATTTTAATATCGATTCTGAAGACTTATACTATGGCATTTTACCGACTGCTACACAGTATGCTAGAAATGCTTTATTTGCAGGAATGATGCCTGCCGAAATTGCAAAAAAATTGCCACAATACTGGAAAAATGATGAGGATGAAGGAGGAAAGAACTTGTTTGAAAAAGAACTGTTAGCTGAGAATTTAAAACGTCACAACATCAACAAACGATTCAGTTATCATAAAATCACCAATTTAGAAAGCGGTAAAAAGTTAGCAGATAATTTTTCTAATTTGTTACAAAATGACTTTAATGCTATTGTCTATAATTTTGTAGACATGCTCTCTCATGCGAGGACAGACATGGAAGTTATCAGAGAATTAGCTGATGACGAAGCTGCATATCGTTCACTAACATTAAGCTGGTTTGAACACTCTCCGCTATTTGATATTTTTAAATTAATCGCTCAAAACAATTGTGATGTAATCGTTACTACCGACCATGGAACCATTAAGGTGGATGAACCTAGTAAAGTTGTAGGTGACCGTAATACCAATACCAATTTAAGGTATAAGCAAGGGAAAAACCTAACCTATGAAAAGAAAGATGTCTTTGAAGTGAGAAAGCCTGAGGATGCTTTTTTACCCAAACAAAATGTTAGTACAACTTTTGTTTTTGCAAAAGACAGCAAGTTCTTTGTTTATCCTAACAATTATAACCATTACTTAAAATACTACAAACATACGTTCCAACATGGTGGAATCAGTTTAGAAGAGGTACTGATACCGATTGTACACTTAAAGAGTAAATAA
- a CDS encoding phytanoyl-CoA dioxygenase family protein yields MNDQLAHKGYYILDNIYTVNEINTIIQLIDRSSLGSNFGEREFLIKYPEITKKVFNSNLIQLIKKIAPKCNSVIKSIYFDKPPNANWVVNWHQDLTINLMNKANIAGYKNWRENKERVIVQPDQEFLESIFTIRIHLDNCTHENGALSVIDGSHKKGIININNWLQDKKGPKVICEVPQGGILIMKPLLLHASKRTKNLENRRVIHLEFTDKMLPAPLEWKEAININTFNS; encoded by the coding sequence ATGAATGATCAATTAGCACATAAAGGATATTATATCCTTGATAACATTTATACCGTAAATGAAATAAATACAATTATCCAACTAATTGATCGTTCCTCGCTCGGTAGTAACTTTGGAGAAAGAGAATTTTTAATCAAATATCCTGAAATCACTAAAAAAGTATTCAACAGCAACCTCATACAACTCATCAAGAAAATAGCCCCTAAATGTAACTCTGTTATTAAATCAATCTACTTCGACAAACCTCCCAACGCTAACTGGGTGGTTAACTGGCATCAAGACTTAACGATTAATTTAATGAACAAAGCCAATATCGCTGGATACAAAAATTGGAGAGAAAATAAAGAAAGAGTCATTGTACAACCCGATCAAGAGTTTTTAGAGAGCATCTTTACAATACGTATACATTTAGATAATTGTACACATGAAAATGGAGCCCTAAGTGTTATTGATGGCTCTCACAAAAAGGGGATTATCAACATCAATAATTGGCTTCAAGACAAAAAAGGACCAAAAGTGATTTGCGAAGTTCCTCAAGGAGGAATTCTCATTATGAAACCTCTACTATTACACGCTTCCAAACGAACCAAAAACTTAGAGAATAGAAGAGTTATTCATCTTGAATTTACAGATAAAATGTTACCTGCTCCTCTTGAATGGAAAGAGGCTATTAACATAAACACTTTCAACAGTTGA
- a CDS encoding SRPBCC family protein, translating into MPKLTVKKSIVIKASPEKVYGVVADFSQWQPWSPWLIMEDGVKVNVRADKKYYEWEGDLVGAGNMTVASEKEFTRIDYDLMFLKPWKSKAKVAFELEKQGDETLVTWYMNSSLPFFLFWMKKMTENFIGMDYDRGLKMLKDYVEDGTVHSKLSFKGISQFEGAKYIAINTECAIQDMPENSKRDFTKLMTYMRDNHADIMDKAMSIYHKWDMRKQRVNYSACAIVSEIPKDLPAGFVTGEYPKAKVYAVHHTGPYHHIGNAWTAQMMRQRGKVFKPSKQLHPMEYYINSPFDTDELALETEVLFPIA; encoded by the coding sequence ATGCCAAAATTAACGGTAAAAAAATCAATTGTAATTAAAGCATCGCCAGAGAAAGTATATGGTGTTGTTGCAGACTTTAGTCAATGGCAACCGTGGTCTCCATGGTTAATTATGGAAGATGGAGTAAAAGTCAACGTAAGAGCAGATAAAAAGTATTATGAGTGGGAGGGAGATTTAGTAGGTGCTGGAAATATGACTGTAGCATCTGAAAAAGAATTTACTCGTATTGACTACGATTTAATGTTTTTAAAACCTTGGAAGTCCAAAGCAAAAGTAGCATTTGAGTTAGAAAAACAAGGTGATGAAACACTTGTAACTTGGTACATGAATAGTAGTCTGCCTTTCTTTTTGTTTTGGATGAAAAAAATGACAGAAAATTTCATCGGAATGGATTATGATAGAGGGCTTAAAATGTTAAAAGACTATGTAGAAGACGGGACTGTTCATTCTAAGTTATCGTTTAAAGGAATTAGTCAATTTGAAGGAGCAAAGTATATTGCTATTAATACAGAATGTGCAATTCAAGATATGCCAGAGAATAGTAAGAGAGATTTTACAAAATTGATGACATATATGAGAGATAACCATGCTGATATAATGGATAAGGCAATGAGTATCTATCATAAATGGGATATGAGAAAACAACGTGTGAATTATTCTGCTTGTGCAATTGTTTCTGAAATTCCAAAAGATCTTCCTGCTGGATTTGTCACTGGTGAATATCCAAAGGCTAAAGTATATGCTGTACACCATACAGGGCCATATCATCACATTGGTAATGCATGGACAGCGCAAATGATGAGACAAAGAGGTAAGGTCTTTAAACCAAGTAAACAATTACACCCTATGGAGTATTATATTAATAGCCCATTTGATACTGATGAATTAGCATTAGAAACGGAAGTACTATTCCCTATAGCTTAG
- a CDS encoding riboflavin synthase, with product MFTGIIEQLGKVVDLKKDQTNVHLTIEANFTDELQIDQSVAHNGVCLTVVEKSGKNYVVTAIDETLQKSNIGLLSTGDLVNLERCTQIGNRLDGHIVQGHVDQTAKCIAIKNADGSWIFTFEYEDQGNITVEKGSVTINGVSLTVVNSNDNQFSVAIIPYTYEHTNFHTFKIGTTVNLEFDIVGKYVTKLIQKQLQNHL from the coding sequence ATGTTCACTGGAATAATAGAACAACTAGGAAAGGTCGTTGACCTAAAAAAAGACCAAACTAATGTCCACCTTACAATTGAAGCTAATTTTACTGATGAGCTTCAAATTGACCAAAGCGTTGCACATAATGGTGTTTGCTTAACTGTGGTTGAGAAAAGCGGAAAAAACTATGTAGTCACTGCTATCGATGAGACTCTTCAAAAATCTAACATTGGTCTATTAAGCACAGGAGATTTGGTCAACCTTGAGCGTTGTACCCAAATTGGTAATAGGCTTGACGGACATATTGTTCAAGGGCATGTAGATCAAACAGCAAAATGTATTGCTATAAAAAATGCAGATGGTAGTTGGATTTTCACTTTTGAATATGAGGATCAAGGGAATATTACTGTTGAAAAAGGCTCTGTAACAATAAATGGAGTTAGCCTTACAGTTGTTAACTCCAATGATAATCAATTTTCAGTTGCTATTATTCCTTATACATATGAGCATACCAACTTCCATACGTTTAAGATAGGTACAACAGTAAACCTTGAGTTTGACATTGTAGGTAAATATGTTACTAAATTGATACAAAAACAATTGCAAAATCATTTATAA